One window of Quercus robur chromosome 12, dhQueRobu3.1, whole genome shotgun sequence genomic DNA carries:
- the LOC126708653 gene encoding peroxidase 16-like, with protein sequence MTPQVQILHFLFFLLLLTTSYALHLNYYRNSCPNVEAIVHSAVKQKYHNTFVTAPATLRLFFHDCFVQGCDASVLLASRNRKSEKDGPDNISLAGDGFDTVIKAKAAVDRVPRCKNKVSCADILAIATRDVVHLAGGPYYAVELGRLDGRSSTMASVPHHLPSPDFNLDELHSMFAKHGLTLVDLIALSGAHSIGFSHCSRFSNRIYNYKSKNKIDPTLNPSYAKQLQQMCPKHVDPRIAIDMDPYTPRKLDNMYYKNLQQGKGLFTSDQILFTDKRSRQIVNLFATKSKAFEKAFVTAMTKLGRVGVKTGNQGEIRHDCSMVN encoded by the exons atgacccCCCAAgtccaaattcttcattttcttttcttcctacTCCTCCTCACCACAAGTTATGCTCTTCATCTTAACTACTACCGAAACTCATGCCCCAATGTTGAGGCAATAGTCCACTCTGCAGTCAAACAAAAATACCACAACACATTTGTAACAGCTCCAGCCACTCTTAGGCTCTTCTTCCATGACTGTTTTGTCCAG GGCTGTGATGCTTCGGTTTTGCTAGCTTCTAGGAATCGTAAATCAGAGAAGGATGGTCCAGATAATATTTCACTAGCTGGGGATGGTTTTGACACAGTGATTAAAGCCAAAGCCGCGGTTGATCGTGTGCCCAGGTGTAAGAATAAGGTTTCTTGTGCTGATATTTTGGCCATTGCCACTAGGGATGTCGTTCATTTG GCAGGGGGACCATACTATGCTGTAGAATTGGGAAGACTTGATGGGAGAAGCTCAACCATGGCTAGTGTCCCACACCACCTCCCTAGTCCTGATTTTAATTTGGACGAGCTCCATTCCATGTTTGCTAAACATGGTCTGACCCTAGTAGATCTAATCGCACTATCAG GGGCACATTCTATCGGATTCTCACACTGCAGTCGATTCTCCAATCGGATTTACAACTACAAAAGTAAGAACAAAATTGACCCAACACTCAATCCGTCATATGCAAAGCAGCTCCAACAAATGTGCCCCAAACATGTAGACCCCAGAATTGCCATTGACATGGACCCTTACACACCCCGGaaacttgataacatgtactacaAGAACCTCCAGCAAGGAAAGGGACTTTTCACCTCTGATCAAATTTTGTTTACTGATAAGAGATCAAGACAAATTGTGAATCTATTTGCTACCAAAAGCAAAGCCTTTGAAAAGGCTTTTGTTACTGCCATGACTAAGCTTGGGAGGGTGGGTGTTAAGACTGGAAACCAAGGGGAAATTAGGCACGATTGCAGTATGGTTAACTAG